One window of Gavia stellata isolate bGavSte3 chromosome Z, bGavSte3.hap2, whole genome shotgun sequence genomic DNA carries:
- the LOC132320679 gene encoding B-cell differentiation antigen CD72-like has protein sequence MAQNVVYADLKFATAPPLTTPTCPTAPDEDDSPYENVPREPVPTAPSPGRWLRRWHIPAGLLAGSLLLLLLVATVALGACYWQVTRRLQVTSQEHAAEQGRLSQEVSAREQSLEQTRLELARARAELQRAWREGNSSQLELGSRDAELGRARQELAVLQKEMQEVRGELRASESTVSSLRACVNTDCCPSGWVLYRGKCLFISVEKKTWWDSHRDCRGKSAQLLVQGDWPSWTVPHFVKARGAVYWIGERNQYRYDIPEESYEE, from the exons ATGGCCCAGAACGTGGTCTACGCTGATCTGAAGTTTGCCACGGCCCCACCGCTCACCACCCCcacctgccccacagcccctgaTGAGGATGACAGCCCCTACGAGAACGTGCCGCGGGAGCCGGTGCCCACGGCGCCCAGCCCAG GGCGCTGGCTCCGGCGTTGGCACATCCCCGcggggctgctggcaggcagcctgctgctgctgctgctggtagCCACTGTGGCCCTGGGGGCTTGCT ACTGGCAGGTCACCCGCAGGCTGCAGGTCACCTCCCAGGAGCACGCGGCCGAGCAGGGCCGCCTCTCGCAGGAGGTGAGCGCGCgggagcagagcctggagcagacGCGGCTGGAGCTGGCACGGGCCAGAGCGGAGCTGCAGCGAGCGTGGCGGGAGGGCAACAGCagccagctggagctggggagccGGGACGCCGAGCTGGGGCGCgccaggcaggagctggctgtgctgcagaaggAGATGCAGGAGGTGCGGGGGGAGCTCAGGGCCAGCGAGAGCACTGTGAGCAGCCTGCGCGCCTGTGTGAACACAG ATTGCTGCCCCTCGGGCTGGGTGCTCTACAGGGGCAAGTGCCTCTTCATTTCGGTGGAGAAGAAGACCTGGTGGGACAGCCACCGTGACTGCAGAGGGAAATCTGCTCAGCTGCTGGTCCAAGGCGACTGGCCATCATGGACAGTGCCG CATTTTGTGAAGGCGCGTGGTGCTGTATATTGGATTGGAGAGAGAAATCAATATCGTTATGATATACCTGAGGAGTCATATGAAGAGTAA
- the LOC104258702 gene encoding killer cell lectin-like receptor subfamily G member 1, translated as MEEGVTYADLRLPPTPAPQQSVRLPWCWAALSLALLSLLLLLAQIILASLSFHYLGQQASCTHGLWSMEESPSYGQQTRRGRCQFCPAGWLWDAGQCYYFSSAKKSWDQSREDCCSRGAQLVTIRANATLAFLVRTANMEVFHVGLKRDGSRSDWKWLDGTALKGIFPIQRSTSSFLACGRVSGLGLSGGLCREALGWVCEQSAATLQWLRSSPPAFLWGNTTYACVGP; from the exons ATGGAAGAGGGGGTCACGTACGCCGATCTGCGCTTGCCCCCCACACCAG CTCCTCAGCAGTCGGTGCGGCTGCcctggtgctgggcagccctcagcctggctctgctctccctgctgctcctgctggcaCAAATCATCCTCGCCAGCTTGAGCTTCCACT ATTTAGGACAACAGGCGAGCTGCACCCATGGTCTCTGGAGCATGGAGGAGAGCCCCAGCTACGGGCAACAGACACGGCGAG GGCGATGCCAGTTCTGCCCGGCCGGCTGGCTTTGGGATGCGGGGCAGTGCTACTACTTCTCCTCTGCCAAAAAGAGCTGGGATCAGAGCAGAGAGGACTGCTGCTCCAGAGGGGCACAGCTGGTCACCATCCGAGCCAACGCCACCTTG GCTTTCCTGGTGCGTACAGCCAACATGGAGGTCTTCCACGTGGGGCTGAAGCGGGATGGCTCCAGGTCTGACTGGAAGTGGCTGGATGGCACCGCACTGAAGGG GATCTTCCCAATCCAGCGGTCCACCAGCTCCTTCCTGGCCTGTGGCAGGGTGTCAGGCTTGGGGCTGTCAGGCGGTCTGTGCAGGGAAGCCCTCGGCTGGGTCTGCGAGCAGAGTGCGGCCACCCTGCAGTGGCTCCGGTCCTCACCTCCTGCCTTCCTCTGGGGAAACACCACCTATGCCTGTGTGGGGCCCTGA
- the LOC132320680 gene encoding uncharacterized protein LOC132320680, translating into MESVTSWTTFPSGSSRRCTCSVRLPATPGSSRCSSRCSSRQLPVRPPVRLPVRLPVRLPVARPSPGAEPCPSQPHHRPGPPPPRAPGSMPRGRAWTQAEVSSLLALVGGSGEAALLMASTSRPNEALWREISRGLAAAGYGRSVAQCRSKWKALKQAFHSERETRRRAGCHSLRLPPHYRAMKSIWKAAGRPVFGERRMPDLVKLPPRKRRSALAARSPSSPEPPEHDVGGDTSGVLLSPLLQCTKDEPESPSGDHIAGVPPAPPAVPHTGCCFPPLPLLGCRATLKQERAEQKPGFPGETSPGMGRGNRVLPVAAAAPSSPGMAAVSEQPAAGEEASDASLHGSSVAGLLQSVQQLLVQILQTSRQQQALLESLASDTVSHLHLLSHSLVQVGETLHQLLLRPQTHPGPLSHYIPHVPLFEGSPRVPCSSASPHTSPDHKEEPRVSPAASCTPL; encoded by the exons ATGGAAAGTGTCACTTCCTG GACTACGTTTCCCAGCGGCTCCTCCCGGCGCTGCACATGCTCGGTGCGGCTCCCGGCGACTCCCGGCA GCTCCCGGTGCAGCTCCCGGTGCAGCTCGCGGCAGCTCCCGGTGCGGCCCCCGGTGCGGCTCCCCGTGCGGCTCCCGGTGCGGCTCCCGGT CGCACGGCCGAGtcccggggctgagccctgcccaTCCCAGCCTCACCACCGGCCCgggccccccccaccccgagcccCCGGCAGCATGCCCCGCGGGCGAGCCTGGACGCAGGCGGAGGTCAGCAGCCTCCTGGCGCTGGTGGGGGGCTCAGGGGAAGCCGCCCTGCTCATGGCCTCCACGTCGCGACCCAACGAGGCACTATGGCGGGAGATCTCCCGGGGGCTGGCTGCGGCCGGCTACGGGCGCAGCGTGGCCCAGTGCCGCTCCAAGTGGAAGGCGCTCAAGCAGGCTTTCCACTCGGAGCGGGAGACACGCCGGAGGGCCGGCTGCCACTCGCTCCGCCTTCCCCCACACTACCGAGCCATGAAGAGCATCTGGAAGGCAGCCGGACGGCCCGTCTTCGGCGAGCGGAGGATGCccg ACCTGGTGAAGCTGCCCCCCAGGAAGCGCAGGTCAGCCCTTGCCGCCCGTTCTCCATCCTCACCAGAGCCGCCAG AGCACGACGTTGGGGGGGACACCTCTGGAGTGCTGCTGTCCCCACTACTGCAGTGCACGAAGGATGAGCCAGAGAGCC CCAGTGGGGACCACATCGCTGGAGTGCCGCCTGCTCCTCCCGCCGTGCCAC ACACTGGATGctgcttccctccccttccccttctgg GCTGTCGCGCCACGCTGAAGCAGGAAAGAGCTGAGCAAAAGCCTG GTTTTCCTGGTGAGACGTCCCCAGGGATGGGAAGAGGAAACCGAGTGCTGCCAGTGGCCGCTGCAGCCCCAAGCTCCCCTGGGATGGCTGCTGTGAGCGAGCAGCCAGCAGCGGGTGAAGAGGCGTCGGATGCGAGTCTGCATG GCTCCAGCGTGGCAGGCTTGCTCCAGAGtgtccagcagctgctggtgcaGATCCTGCAGACGTCGCGGCAGCAGCAGGCGCTGCTGGAGAGTCTGGCCAGCGACACCGTCtcccacctccacctcctctcccACAGCCTGGTGCAGGTGGGCGAGACCCtgcaccagctcctgctccGGCCACAGACCCACCCTGGTCCCCTCAGCCACTATATCCCCCACGTGCCCCTTTTTGagggcagccccagggtgccctgttccagtgcctctcCCCACACCTCCCCAGATCACAAAGAGGAGCCTCGGGTGTCCCCTGCCGCCAGCTGCACCCCTTTGTGA
- the TMEM8B gene encoding transmembrane protein 8B: MGLCTAMRAHAHGLFVTDYFTRTPRKLSPFRSFASIELFHFHIPEDTVIAVWNLITFKEQGGTFGDQCPDRSITVYFRSGAPSVINPLHTHFPRDTAVPGSFALTLTWTLPNRTTGVFNVTSPLPGDWFLAAHLPKDEGKISVKGLYEECQYLFQPQLIVQRLVNIAVLYPGYVTEQNMAPHNRSCLYKVFVPSYTSRVLVEVLRCRGAEGCPLWLRVRAKAPPLHNSTALDCREHAPCQLALDLPFWQHWYYVLVEKHPGVPGTVSFQVIVQLTDCSRPSLARPPFLPSSASMNMPHSFGSAGGLTLGDSPPPASPNGTKHPIPTRTASPTGERCWPVRPTLRNELDTFSVHFYIFFGPNVSVPPDRPAVFVINLLPVLDSGGVLNLELRLNVSSLCGENVTVFGCLNHEVPLTSSDNASVTCETDSLAGFLLSVNATASLSRLRIPYPQTGSWYLSLRSLCATEHGFEPCTNVTAEVYLRAYLSPCINDCGIYGQCKLLRTNNYLYAACECKAGWNGWGCTDNAEAFSYGFQLLSTLLLCLSNVMFVPPVAIAVRSHYLLEAAVYIFTMFFSTFYHACDQPGIVVFCIMEYDVLQFCDFLGSLMSVWVTVIAMARLQPVVKQVLYLLGAMLLSMALQMDRHGLWNLLGPSLFALGIMAVAWTARTIRRRHCYPPTWKRWAFYLCPGALIAAAAVLLYAFVETEENYFYIHSIWHLLIAGSVGFLLPPRAKPSGRLGPLPRRKGCGYQLCVNEQEELGLVDPAVASINSICTS, translated from the exons ATGGGGCTGTGCACAGCCATGCGCGCCCATGCAC ATGGGCTCTTTGTGACTGACTACTTCACCCGCACACCACGCAAGCTCAGCCCCTTCCGCTCCTTTGCCAGCATCGAGCTCTTCCACTTCCATATCCCTGAGGACACAGTCATTGCTGTATGGAACCTCATCACCTTCAAGGAGCAGGGTGGCACATTCGGGGACCAATGCCCAGACCGTAGCATCACCGT GTATTTCCGCTCAGGGGCCCCCTCCGTCATTAACCCGCTGCACACGCACTTCCCCAGGGACACGGCTGTCCCTGGCTCCTTTGCACTGACCCTCACCTGGACCCTGCCCAACCGCACCACGGGGGTGTTCAATGTCACCAGCCCGCTCCCTGGGGACTGGTTCCTGGCTGCCCACCTGCCCAAAGATGAGGGCAAGATCTCTGTCAAG GGGCTCTACGAGGAGTGCCAGTATCTCTTCCAGCCACAGCTCATCGTGCAACGCCTGGTGAACATTGCCGTGCTGTACCCTGGTTATGTCACCGAGCAGAACATGGCCCCCCACAACCGCTCCTGCCTCTACAA GGTGTTTGTGCCCAGCTACACATCGCGAGTGCTGGTGGAGGTGCTGCGGTGCCGCGGGGCCGAGGGCTGCCCGCTCTGGCTGCGTGTGCGGGCCAAGGCTCCCCCCTTGCACAACTCCACGGCGCTGGACTGCCGGGAGCACGCTCCCTGCCAGCTGGCGCTGGACCTGCCCTTCTGGCAGCACTGGTACTACGTGCTGGTGGAGAAACACCCTGGGGTGCCGGGCACTGTCTCCTTCCAGGTCATCGTGCAGCTCACAG ACTGCTCCCGACCCAGCCTGGCCCGGCCACCCTTCCTGCCATCCAGCGCCTCCATGAACATGCCCCATTCCTTCGGATCTGCGGGTGGTCTGACGCTGGGGGACAGCCCTCCGCCTGCTAGCCCCAATGGCACGAAGCACCCGATCCCCACCCGCACCGCCTCACCCACTGGCGAGCGGTGCTGGCCAGTCCGTCCCACACTGCGCAATGAGCTGGACACCTTCTCCGTCCACTTCTACATCTTCTTCGGGCCCAACGTGTCTGTGCCACCCGATCGCCCCGCTGTCTTCGTCATCAACCTCCTACCGGTGCTGGACAGCGGTGGGGTGCTCAACCTGGAGCTGCGGCTCAATGTG AGCTCCCTGTGTGGTGAGAATGTGACAGTGTTCGGGTGTCTGAACCACGAAGTCCCGCTGACGTCCAGTGACAATGCATCGGTCACCTGCGAGACGG atTCCCTGGCAGGCTTCCTGCTCTCGGTCAATGCCACAGCCAGTCTCAGCCGCCTGCGGATCCCCTACCCCCAGACGGGCAGCTGGTACCTGAGCCTGCGCTCGCTCTGTGCCACAGAGCACGG GTTCGAGCCTTGCACCAACGTGACGGCTGAGGTGTACCTGCGTGCCTACCTCTCGCCCTGCATCAACGACTGCGGCATCTATGGCCAGTGCAAGCTGCTGCGCACCAACAACTACCTGTATGCTGCCTGCGAGTGCAAAGCTG GTTGGAACGGCTGGGGCTGCACAGACAATGCCGAGGCTTTCTCCtatggcttccagctcctctccaCACTGCTGCTGTGTCTCAGCAATGTCATGTTTGTGCCTCCCGTGGCCATCGCTGTCCGCAGCCACTACCTCCTGGAAGCTGCCGTCTACATCTTCACCATGTTCTTCTCCACT TTTTACCACGCCTGCGACCAGCCGGGCATCGTGGTGTTCTGCATCATGGAGTATGATGTGCTGCAGTTCTGTGACTTCCTGGGCTCCCTCATGTCCGTCTGGGTCACTGTCATCGCCATGGCCCGGCTCCAGCCTGTGGTCAAGCAG GTGCTGTACCTGTTGGGGGCCATGCTGCTCTCCATGGCTCTGCAGATGGACCGCCATGGGCTCTGGAACCTGCTGGGGCCCAGCCTCTTCGCCTTAGGGATCATGGCTGTTGCCTGG ACGGCTCGCACCATCCGGCGCCGCCACTGCTACCCACCAACCTGGAAGCGCTGGGCTTTCTACCTGTGCCCGGGAGCGCTGATCGCAGCGGCTGCCGTGCTGCTCTATGCCTTtgtggagacagaggagaacTACTTCTACATCCACAGCATCTGGCACCTGCTCATTGCTGGCAGCGTCGGCTTCTTGCTGCCGCCCCGTGCCAAGCCCAGCGGGCGCCTGGGGCCACTGCCCCGACGCAAGGGCTGTGGGTACCAGCTCTGCGTCAAtgaacaggaggagctggggcttGTTGACCCAGCCGTGGCCTCCATCAACAGCATTTGTACCAGCTGA